In a genomic window of Flammeovirga agarivorans:
- a CDS encoding PorP/SprF family type IX secretion system membrane protein: MKTIHQILLLSVVFMGITFTVNAQQNTLYSQYMFNGMTINPAYAGSQGGINTSLIYRQHWTGVGGSPHTSTIAIDSPLGNKRLSVGGLFSQDKIGATTTQNFNVVGAYRINLGEGTLSFGLQGGLNSVAVNFADLTSHVPDPSLPNERVRRNAPNFGGGLFYNTDNYYVGFSVPRLLNSDLGDANSTLVVEEQRYYFVTAGYAFFINPNLVLKPNALIRVTEGAPVQADINVNALLMEWLWLGMTYRTQESVGFITELQLNKIFRIGYSYDLITNSASNITNGSHEFMINLFFENKKNKIKTPRYF; the protein is encoded by the coding sequence ATGAAAACTATACATCAAATATTGTTGCTTTCAGTGGTGTTTATGGGAATTACGTTTACAGTTAATGCTCAGCAAAATACACTATACTCACAGTATATGTTTAACGGTATGACGATAAACCCAGCATATGCTGGTAGTCAGGGAGGTATCAATACATCATTAATTTACCGACAACATTGGACGGGTGTTGGAGGCTCTCCACATACGTCTACAATAGCGATAGATTCCCCTTTAGGCAATAAGCGATTGTCAGTTGGAGGATTGTTTTCGCAAGACAAAATTGGAGCAACAACAACACAAAATTTTAATGTAGTTGGGGCTTATCGTATTAATCTTGGTGAAGGCACTCTATCATTTGGATTACAAGGAGGTTTAAATAGTGTAGCTGTTAATTTTGCAGACCTTACCTCTCATGTACCAGACCCGTCTTTACCAAATGAAAGAGTAAGGAGGAATGCTCCGAATTTTGGAGGAGGTTTGTTCTATAATACGGACAATTACTATGTGGGATTTTCGGTGCCAAGGTTATTGAATTCAGACTTGGGAGATGCTAATTCGACGCTTGTTGTAGAAGAACAACGTTATTATTTTGTGACCGCAGGTTATGCATTTTTTATCAACCCTAATTTAGTATTAAAGCCCAATGCATTAATTAGAGTAACTGAAGGTGCACCGGTTCAAGCAGATATTAATGTAAATGCTTTATTGATGGAGTGGTTGTGGTTAGGAATGACCTACAGAACTCAAGAATCGGTAGGGTTTATTACAGAGCTCCAACTGAATAAGATATTTAGAATAGGCTATTCTTATGATTTAATTACTAACTCAGCATCAAACATTACCAATGGATCGCATGAGTTCATGATCAATTTATTTTTCGAGAATAAAAAGAATAAAATCAAAACACCGAGATATTTCTAA
- a CDS encoding OmpA family protein: MQNQKVQNIDERNDERFENMDYASALKHYKKQYEKETDLEKKQTYAIHVAECLQKLNKPQESVQVFHELDSAGIEISGEIAEIYADALSNTGEYKEAKKWYKVAFNEPNGQNSARIYGKMKNLSMIDTLQLDKDLFLVNNAPFNSENDDFSPLVYNGGVVFASNRPKGTGAKKYAWDGGSFLDLFYYDSTGNIKNFSKKINSKFHEASAAISPDGNMIVFTRSDKKEKTEDKQSNLQLMVSSKNQDGTWGKPSGFLWNSVDFSTGHPAFSTDGKRLYFVSDRPEGVGGADIYYSEVSDGGKFGSPVLMGKEINTVGNEVFPVIINDKLYFSSNGWGGLGGLDIVMQDLNNIQSRPVHLKAPINSSYDDFGGAQIDMNTYYISSNRATTSSSNENDNILEIKKSFFKGIVIDKFTREPIEMADVTVLGKRVAISDSAGLFKVSFEDWNQQDIIGGKDGYQPDSVLSEEAVSKISTGELIVLELSRPIIEGVVYDSLSKEPLIARVTIAERSTGKKIEVFTDSTGYYRIPVMANEHYDFLSERPRYFTRRQAANTGVQVITERNIAMNPIVGQRVRIYYDFDKFDIRSDASHSLDTVVTVMKYNPTITIELSSHTDIRGRESYNQKLSDERAKEAFDYAVSKGISADRMTYKGYGETMPVIECKNKRCSEDEHQMNRRTEFYVTGYINEKGYFGDDYNKFYPDSLSEVLVDSDGELMRSTQNTITGIFESMIGGVEGYDVFAYDDQNKPLAKDKTTKEGVFNLIVPNQYKYKVVIEKEGLEVTHRYINLEEFDGKSSFDVVIYK, encoded by the coding sequence ATGCAAAATCAAAAAGTTCAGAATATCGATGAAAGAAATGATGAACGTTTTGAAAATATGGACTATGCATCCGCACTAAAGCATTATAAAAAGCAATATGAAAAGGAAACTGATTTAGAAAAAAAGCAAACGTATGCTATTCATGTTGCAGAGTGTCTTCAGAAACTAAATAAGCCACAGGAATCAGTTCAAGTTTTTCATGAACTAGATAGCGCTGGAATTGAAATTTCAGGAGAAATAGCGGAGATTTATGCAGATGCGTTAAGTAATACCGGAGAGTATAAGGAAGCTAAAAAGTGGTACAAGGTAGCGTTTAATGAGCCAAATGGTCAGAACTCTGCAAGGATATATGGAAAGATGAAAAACCTTTCAATGATTGATACTCTTCAGCTAGATAAGGACTTATTTCTTGTGAATAATGCTCCATTTAACTCCGAGAATGATGATTTTAGTCCATTGGTATATAATGGTGGAGTTGTCTTCGCCTCTAATCGCCCCAAAGGAACGGGTGCAAAAAAATATGCATGGGATGGTGGATCATTTCTGGACCTTTTCTATTATGATTCTACTGGAAACATTAAAAATTTCTCTAAGAAGATCAATAGTAAATTTCATGAAGCTTCCGCTGCTATAAGCCCTGATGGGAACATGATTGTATTTACAAGAAGCGATAAAAAAGAAAAAACGGAAGACAAGCAAAGTAATTTACAGTTAATGGTCTCTTCTAAAAATCAAGATGGAACTTGGGGCAAACCTTCTGGTTTTTTATGGAACTCTGTAGATTTTTCTACAGGGCACCCTGCTTTCTCAACAGACGGTAAAAGGCTTTATTTTGTGTCAGATAGACCTGAAGGTGTAGGAGGTGCTGATATTTACTATTCTGAGGTTTCAGACGGAGGGAAGTTTGGTTCTCCGGTGTTGATGGGTAAAGAAATTAATACAGTAGGGAATGAGGTGTTTCCTGTGATTATTAACGATAAACTATATTTCTCATCCAATGGTTGGGGAGGTTTAGGGGGATTGGATATTGTGATGCAAGACCTCAATAATATACAGTCTAGACCAGTGCACTTAAAAGCTCCGATCAATTCTAGTTATGATGATTTCGGGGGTGCACAAATCGATATGAATACCTATTATATCTCTTCAAACAGAGCAACAACATCTTCATCAAATGAGAATGATAATATTTTAGAAATCAAAAAGAGCTTTTTCAAAGGAATTGTTATTGATAAGTTCACAAGGGAACCTATCGAAATGGCCGATGTTACAGTTCTTGGAAAAAGAGTAGCTATTTCAGATAGTGCTGGGTTATTTAAAGTGAGTTTTGAAGATTGGAATCAACAAGATATTATTGGTGGTAAAGATGGGTACCAACCCGATTCAGTTTTAAGCGAAGAGGCTGTGTCAAAAATCAGTACTGGAGAATTAATAGTTCTTGAATTATCCAGACCAATTATTGAAGGGGTTGTATATGATTCTTTGTCTAAAGAACCATTAATAGCAAGAGTTACGATTGCAGAAAGGTCTACAGGAAAAAAAATAGAAGTATTTACTGATTCAACAGGGTATTATCGAATTCCTGTGATGGCAAACGAACATTATGATTTTCTTTCAGAGAGGCCAAGGTATTTTACTCGAAGACAAGCTGCCAATACAGGAGTTCAAGTAATTACAGAACGTAATATTGCAATGAATCCTATTGTAGGTCAGAGAGTAAGAATCTACTATGATTTTGATAAGTTTGATATTCGTTCAGATGCATCACATTCTTTAGATACTGTAGTTACGGTAATGAAGTACAATCCTACAATTACCATTGAGTTGTCTTCACACACAGATATCAGAGGTAGAGAATCTTATAATCAGAAGTTATCTGATGAAAGAGCAAAAGAGGCATTTGATTATGCTGTATCAAAAGGGATTTCTGCAGATCGTATGACGTATAAAGGGTATGGTGAGACGATGCCGGTTATTGAGTGTAAAAACAAAAGGTGTTCTGAAGACGAACATCAGATGAACAGAAGAACAGAGTTCTATGTGACCGGATATATTAATGAAAAAGGGTATTTCGGAGATGATTATAACAAGTTCTATCCAGATTCATTATCGGAAGTATTAGTAGATAGTGATGGGGAATTGATGCGATCAACTCAGAATACGATTACAGGTATTTTTGAAAGTATGATAGGTGGTGTTGAAGGGTATGATGTTTTCGCTTATGATGACCAAAATAAACCTTTGGCAAAAGATAAGACGACTAAAGAAGGAGTCTTTAATTTAATTGTTCCTAATCAGTATAAATATAAAGTGGTGATAGAGAAAGAAGGTTTGGAAGTAACTCATCGATATATTAATCTCGAAGAGTTTGACGGAAAGAGTTCTTTTGATGTAGTCATTTATAAATAG
- a CDS encoding CHAT domain-containing protein — protein sequence MMLSYKNVKRAFLFLTLFLNFTYLSIAEEAERIITPDSIYSLQFQGKLLDAKKLSKAWVSQVKSKFGSKSVEVVIPLIVSSELAILRKEYQTAQTFLDESIQIMDNSSGWLYPDYGLALNYKAYCLLSLGDTYKAIPIVNESEMIYTKTLTKQHPDYNLCIINRAIIHLNLNEFEKSEEYFNQSLSSYNTNFGKSKVESTVKIEWIKNLQAQLYTKWFKPEKANKILEEVQSSLIAQHLEKSPLFTDMLLEIGDVFLLKNEYRMAYTHYDDCKELLEASLGPKHPATLVAYFKIANTLKAQNYFKNAISFYEKIISNFDVNNSDNNVYVESLLQLADIYMMKGDTKNATNYLAKSQEHNYNKRDLDFFYLKVAGELDFINGDYISAELKLMELISLVRQEKVFFTRHYSDAVAVLGSLFVTLGRVNDAVNICSSELRFIKKRNMQGGLSYFKVKLSLLNAQLSEGDEDINLIVQETQQSIDSVILNLNPNHTLLIKGNNILGKAALKNREFDLALEYFEKADQFAEKQGIDEKEYQRIEIIDCKGNIYLAQKKYELALAEYKKVVNTFDNTSIYKPGIMARIAYVNSLQNKWPEAEQLILEAVDLRFKQYDEQLKFTSEDEKINFIHYSSGVFVYFYSMMASERGIKSPLMRAKAYDIHTNYRKYFLKEAMTRKNKIEQLNEYRNSVMFTNYAENLKHLKSKLATVNFMSKSERKALGIDTYMTTDRINNLEKSLVYATNTKQDSLGIKKSIKWQDTQKSLEEGEVAIEIIKLKNINKAKESYAAIIISKELKSPKFVPIGNARLMETDLLAIYNRLTTPHSRSLVMSTNKPKKKVNPYDYYWKPIRKVLDTLNITTTKIYLSKDGIYNGINLNIMKNSATGKHIIEEENIHLVISTADIKTKTQKKLVSKDILLVGNPVFQHDGTSGEGVSRGVTEEATSDSDGGYYFYLNNLPGTDTEIKNAETMFKKQGWNVTSLSQFQATEENIKGMKTSPYIMHVATHGFYLDELQFPILNNPLLKSGLFFTEVSQKENRELTDIYDSGNDGILTAYEVKGLNLKNTELLILSACQTGVSEISAGDGISGLQYAFSIAGVNSIIMSLWSVDDAATQKLMNEFYKQWFETKNKDIAFKNAQLALKKEYPNPYYWGAFVLIN from the coding sequence ATGATGCTAAGCTATAAAAATGTCAAAAGGGCATTCTTATTTCTTACTTTATTCCTAAACTTTACCTATTTATCAATTGCAGAAGAAGCAGAAAGAATCATTACCCCGGATTCTATCTATTCTCTCCAATTTCAAGGTAAATTACTTGATGCTAAGAAGCTGTCGAAAGCCTGGGTTTCACAAGTTAAAAGTAAGTTTGGATCCAAAAGTGTAGAAGTAGTAATTCCTCTTATTGTTTCTTCAGAACTAGCGATACTTAGAAAAGAGTATCAAACCGCACAAACATTTCTAGACGAGAGTATCCAAATCATGGATAATTCTTCGGGCTGGTTATACCCAGACTATGGGCTTGCCTTAAACTACAAGGCCTACTGTTTATTAAGCTTGGGAGATACTTATAAAGCAATTCCGATCGTCAATGAATCGGAGATGATTTATACCAAAACGCTTACTAAGCAACATCCTGATTATAACCTTTGTATAATCAACAGGGCTATCATCCATCTCAATCTCAATGAGTTTGAAAAAAGTGAAGAATATTTTAATCAAAGTCTATCTTCTTACAATACCAACTTCGGGAAATCAAAAGTGGAGAGTACTGTGAAAATAGAATGGATTAAGAATCTCCAAGCTCAACTGTACACCAAATGGTTTAAACCTGAAAAGGCCAATAAAATTCTAGAAGAAGTTCAAAGTTCACTTATTGCACAACATCTCGAAAAAAGCCCCTTATTTACTGATATGCTTCTCGAAATTGGTGATGTTTTCTTGTTAAAAAACGAATACCGAATGGCTTATACTCATTACGATGATTGTAAAGAGTTATTAGAAGCATCATTAGGACCAAAACACCCTGCCACTTTAGTTGCTTATTTTAAGATCGCCAATACACTAAAAGCACAAAATTACTTTAAGAATGCTATCAGTTTCTATGAAAAAATCATTTCAAACTTTGATGTAAATAATAGCGATAACAACGTATACGTAGAATCTCTACTCCAATTGGCAGATATCTACATGATGAAAGGTGATACAAAAAATGCCACCAATTACCTTGCAAAATCTCAGGAGCATAATTACAACAAAAGGGATCTTGATTTCTTCTATTTAAAAGTGGCCGGAGAATTAGATTTCATCAATGGTGATTATATCTCAGCGGAGTTAAAGCTAATGGAGTTGATATCACTTGTTCGCCAAGAGAAAGTATTCTTCACTAGGCATTACAGTGATGCCGTTGCGGTGTTAGGCTCTCTTTTCGTAACTCTAGGTAGGGTAAATGATGCTGTAAATATCTGTTCTAGTGAGCTTCGATTCATCAAGAAAAGAAATATGCAGGGAGGTTTGAGTTACTTTAAAGTAAAACTTAGTCTTCTCAATGCTCAATTAAGTGAAGGTGATGAGGATATAAATCTTATAGTTCAGGAAACTCAACAGTCTATTGATAGTGTTATCCTCAATTTAAATCCTAATCACACCCTATTGATTAAAGGAAATAATATTCTTGGAAAAGCTGCCCTAAAAAATAGAGAGTTTGATTTAGCTTTGGAGTACTTTGAAAAAGCAGATCAATTTGCAGAGAAACAAGGTATTGATGAAAAAGAATACCAACGTATTGAGATCATTGACTGCAAAGGGAATATTTACCTCGCTCAGAAGAAGTACGAACTAGCGTTAGCCGAATACAAGAAGGTAGTCAACACATTCGACAACACCTCTATTTACAAACCTGGAATCATGGCCAGAATTGCTTATGTCAATTCCCTTCAAAATAAATGGCCTGAAGCAGAACAACTGATATTGGAAGCAGTAGACCTTCGCTTTAAACAATATGATGAGCAATTGAAGTTTACGAGTGAAGACGAGAAAATTAACTTCATACATTACTCTAGTGGGGTTTTTGTTTACTTCTACAGCATGATGGCTTCTGAAAGAGGCATAAAGTCTCCTCTAATGAGAGCGAAGGCTTACGATATTCATACGAACTACCGTAAGTACTTCTTAAAAGAAGCGATGACGAGAAAGAATAAGATTGAACAATTAAATGAGTATAGAAACTCTGTAATGTTTACGAACTATGCAGAAAACCTTAAGCATTTAAAATCGAAGTTAGCCACTGTTAACTTTATGTCTAAGTCAGAAAGAAAGGCACTCGGTATTGATACCTACATGACTACGGACAGAATCAATAATCTTGAAAAATCGTTGGTATATGCCACCAATACCAAACAAGATTCATTAGGTATCAAAAAGTCTATAAAGTGGCAGGATACACAAAAAAGCCTTGAAGAAGGAGAAGTGGCTATTGAAATTATCAAGTTGAAGAATATCAATAAAGCAAAAGAATCCTATGCCGCTATCATTATTTCGAAAGAACTGAAGTCCCCTAAGTTTGTTCCTATCGGAAACGCAAGACTTATGGAAACTGATCTTTTGGCGATCTATAACCGTCTGACTACACCACATAGTCGATCTTTGGTTATGTCTACGAATAAACCCAAGAAAAAGGTGAATCCATACGATTACTACTGGAAGCCTATTCGTAAGGTTTTAGACACTCTAAATATCACTACTACTAAAATTTACCTAAGTAAAGATGGTATCTATAATGGTATTAACTTAAATATCATGAAGAACTCTGCTACAGGTAAACATATTATTGAAGAAGAAAATATTCATTTAGTAATAAGTACAGCTGATATCAAAACCAAGACACAAAAGAAGTTAGTATCCAAAGACATCCTTCTTGTAGGCAACCCCGTTTTCCAACATGATGGTACTTCAGGAGAAGGTGTATCCAGAGGAGTGACAGAAGAAGCTACTTCAGATTCTGACGGTGGCTATTATTTCTACCTTAATAACTTACCGGGTACGGATACTGAAATAAAAAATGCTGAAACAATGTTCAAAAAACAGGGGTGGAATGTGACTTCTTTATCACAATTCCAAGCAACTGAAGAGAACATAAAAGGAATGAAAACCTCACCTTACATTATGCATGTGGCTACTCATGGTTTCTATTTGGATGAATTACAGTTTCCTATTTTGAATAACCCACTATTAAAATCTGGGTTGTTCTTTACTGAAGTTTCACAAAAAGAAAATAGAGAGCTGACTGATATCTATGATTCTGGTAATGATGGTATCTTAACTGCTTATGAAGTGAAAGGTCTAAACCTTAAAAATACAGAGTTATTGATCTTATCAGCATGTCAGACAGGTGTATCTGAGATCTCTGCAGGAGATGGTATCTCTGGTCTTCAATACGCTTTTAGCATCGCAGGTGTTAATTCAATTATCATGAGTTTGTGGAGTGTAGATGATGCAGCTACTCAAAAGCTGATGAATGAATTTTACAAGCAATGGTTTGAGACAAAAAACAAAGATATTGCTTTCAAAAATGCTCAATTGGCTTTAAAGAAAGAATATCCTAACCCCTATTATTGGGGAGCATTTGTACTGATAAACTAA
- a CDS encoding two-component regulator propeller domain-containing protein: protein MPSINNTVIIRILLTLLLISSNIKGQNKAQNFTSIDGLSHNTVYEILQDKHGFIWMGTESGLSNFDGQNFNTAQGSYRDQLPSHFVNTLEIDKNETIWVGTTKGLRRINQEKEIIENPVRELANKNISDIAVLPNNNLIVTVNGFGLYIINNNNEVIEHWYKDSKTLPLSSNLIETILIDKKTGLLWVGTKDAGIDLINLSNKYVTTFPIGRGINQIPSKVIHSFTQDHDGNIWIGTKKGISKYDSKNKTIYSVHQRAFSNTPIIALHTDSENNIWVGTELNGLWKITPSKNQYLERIDISDRSTTIRCIFEDAQQNLWIGSQRNGIYVLKDQFHTFKLLGKTELQSNIIWGIIVDDNQTIWAGTDGEGITTYNTKYKTSHRYIHIPNDTTSLSDNNIISAFKDSKDRFWFGTYNGGVNLYLPRIDGFQRIGMDQGLLVQDIRSFGEDKNGTIWFGTNRGGLHYYDEDLQKAVSIDRTRTMDIRSICSKGNKLWLGTFDDGGLFNYNIDSKVLQPIKLPVNIEIIFDLLFDQEKDILWIGTYDKGLLAYHYQEKRLEEFKDHKELTSNIIHAIQQDQNGKLWLSSNHGIIEFDYPLKIVNKHSIDVGIQSSDFMDGSKAMTKRGDIYFGGAGGLNYFTPSEIIPQTYSPNIVLTELKVLNEKIIPHQENQILTNSITDTDEIILSYSQNQFSVKYQGIDYKHPETLMYKYYLHGWDKEWNNVGKNNVASFSNLAPGSYTLLIATKVAGGPWSTPYSLSIQIEPPIWRTWWAKFIYVLVFILMIYYWKKFIDNRAKINSQLELQAQQNKLQQENMQVYKDIIHELNTPINQLLMPLENMILDKRNTNSKLKKQLQMLFFNASKMHNILRFILTNKTQDEGELQLEVYQYNLNTFLLNFKESFQLQAQQQSIQIEVKLPEEDVSGWFDLEKIETVLHFLFLSVLQNSSSSDHIMIMLDTEFKELQELCHIDIHLLNTNMHQKHIDLTKRKTSLVGIPMSELYLKKHKGSIQLPQTGNDFIRISFPINKESYSTSEIKMDVEESSALFVNSEIYESTSEQVIKVDQHIAILDDNKDAVTFLSNILSEYHLHTFDNPLDMMGFLSKTPVDIIIIDHTLEGNNGIEVIKKLKKDAKLAIIPTILIASNLTEKTKVSGLKAGADLCISKPFHISILKTHLQNLINSRKYFKNIYRAEVLSESKEVVPLNEDEQLIKKITNLIEEHLADPEFNVQKIQKEMGLSQSSLYKKIKQQTGMSSTEFLRNFRLKYAKKLLEKSNLPISEVMLRVGFLDAKYFRVSFKKKYNVSPSQYRKEYKTQKEENS, encoded by the coding sequence ATGCCTTCCATAAATAATACCGTTATCATTCGAATATTACTCACACTACTCCTTATTTCTTCAAATATTAAGGGGCAAAACAAAGCTCAAAACTTCACATCCATAGATGGTCTGTCTCACAATACCGTATATGAGATTCTACAAGACAAACATGGCTTTATTTGGATGGGAACAGAAAGCGGTTTAAGTAACTTTGATGGCCAAAATTTTAATACAGCACAAGGTTCTTACAGAGATCAACTTCCTTCCCACTTTGTCAATACTTTAGAAATTGATAAGAATGAAACTATTTGGGTTGGAACAACAAAAGGACTAAGAAGAATTAACCAAGAAAAAGAGATTATTGAAAACCCTGTTAGAGAATTAGCGAATAAAAACATCTCAGATATCGCTGTTCTACCTAATAATAATTTGATAGTTACCGTAAATGGTTTTGGGTTATATATCATCAATAATAATAATGAAGTGATTGAGCATTGGTATAAAGACAGCAAAACATTACCTCTATCATCGAACCTAATTGAAACTATTTTAATCGATAAAAAAACTGGATTATTATGGGTGGGAACTAAGGATGCTGGCATTGACCTCATCAACTTATCCAATAAGTATGTCACTACTTTTCCTATAGGTAGAGGTATTAATCAAATACCATCGAAAGTGATTCATAGTTTTACGCAAGATCATGATGGAAATATCTGGATTGGGACAAAAAAAGGAATTTCTAAATACGATTCTAAAAACAAAACTATCTACAGTGTACACCAAAGAGCATTTTCTAATACTCCAATTATTGCATTACATACAGATAGTGAGAATAATATATGGGTTGGTACTGAACTAAATGGCTTATGGAAGATTACTCCCTCAAAAAATCAATATTTAGAAAGAATTGATATCTCAGATCGTAGCACCACCATACGCTGTATTTTTGAAGATGCTCAACAAAACCTGTGGATTGGCTCTCAAAGAAATGGAATTTATGTATTAAAGGATCAGTTTCATACCTTCAAATTATTAGGTAAAACAGAACTTCAAAGTAATATCATTTGGGGTATTATTGTGGATGATAATCAAACAATTTGGGCCGGAACAGATGGAGAAGGCATCACCACATACAATACAAAATACAAAACATCTCATCGATATATTCATATACCCAACGATACGACCTCCCTCTCTGATAATAATATTATTAGTGCTTTTAAAGATTCAAAAGACCGTTTTTGGTTTGGTACTTATAATGGGGGTGTCAATTTATACTTACCTCGAATAGATGGGTTTCAACGCATTGGTATGGATCAGGGATTACTAGTCCAAGATATCAGATCATTTGGAGAAGATAAAAATGGTACAATTTGGTTTGGTACGAACAGAGGTGGTTTGCATTACTATGACGAAGACTTGCAAAAAGCGGTAAGTATTGATAGAACAAGAACTATGGATATCAGATCTATTTGTAGTAAAGGCAATAAGTTATGGTTGGGTACTTTCGATGATGGTGGTTTATTTAATTATAACATTGATTCAAAAGTTCTACAACCCATCAAATTACCTGTAAATATTGAGATCATTTTTGATCTCTTATTTGATCAAGAAAAAGATATTCTTTGGATTGGTACCTACGACAAAGGACTTCTTGCCTATCATTACCAAGAAAAAAGACTTGAAGAATTTAAGGACCACAAGGAACTCACTTCTAATATTATCCATGCTATACAACAAGATCAAAACGGAAAATTATGGCTATCATCTAACCATGGTATTATAGAATTTGATTATCCATTAAAAATTGTCAACAAACATAGTATTGATGTTGGAATACAGTCCAGCGATTTTATGGATGGCTCCAAAGCTATGACTAAAAGAGGTGATATCTATTTCGGCGGTGCAGGAGGTCTAAATTACTTCACTCCTAGTGAAATCATTCCTCAAACATACTCTCCTAACATTGTACTCACTGAATTAAAGGTGTTGAATGAAAAAATTATTCCTCATCAGGAAAATCAAATTCTCACCAATAGTATTACGGATACTGATGAAATCATTTTATCCTACAGTCAAAATCAGTTTTCTGTAAAATACCAAGGGATCGACTATAAACACCCCGAAACTTTAATGTATAAGTACTATTTACATGGATGGGATAAGGAATGGAATAATGTAGGCAAAAACAATGTGGCAAGTTTTAGTAATCTAGCCCCAGGAAGTTACACTCTACTTATTGCCACAAAAGTAGCTGGCGGACCTTGGAGTACTCCTTATTCTCTATCCATTCAGATAGAGCCTCCAATCTGGAGAACTTGGTGGGCGAAGTTTATCTATGTCTTAGTTTTTATTCTGATGATTTACTATTGGAAGAAGTTTATTGACAATAGAGCAAAAATTAATTCTCAATTAGAACTTCAAGCTCAACAGAATAAACTACAGCAAGAAAACATGCAAGTCTATAAGGATATCATCCATGAACTGAATACTCCTATTAATCAATTATTGATGCCATTAGAGAACATGATTCTTGATAAACGCAACACTAATTCAAAATTGAAAAAACAGTTGCAGATGCTTTTCTTTAATGCGTCTAAAATGCATAATATCCTTCGATTTATCTTAACTAATAAAACTCAAGATGAAGGGGAGTTACAATTAGAAGTTTACCAATACAATCTCAATACATTTTTATTAAACTTTAAGGAATCTTTCCAATTACAGGCACAACAGCAAAGTATTCAAATTGAAGTAAAACTACCTGAAGAAGATGTTTCAGGCTGGTTTGATTTAGAAAAGATCGAAACTGTATTACACTTTTTATTCCTTTCTGTATTGCAAAATTCTTCCTCTTCAGACCATATTATGATAATGTTGGATACTGAATTTAAAGAGTTACAGGAGCTTTGTCATATCGATATTCACCTTTTAAATACCAATATGCATCAAAAACATATCGATTTAACTAAAAGGAAAACATCGCTTGTAGGTATTCCAATGAGTGAACTTTATCTCAAAAAACATAAAGGAAGTATTCAATTACCACAAACAGGAAACGATTTTATTAGAATTAGTTTCCCAATCAATAAAGAGAGTTATTCTACATCAGAAATTAAGATGGATGTTGAGGAAAGTAGTGCTTTGTTTGTTAACTCTGAGATCTACGAATCTACTTCAGAACAGGTGATAAAAGTAGATCAACATATAGCGATTTTGGATGACAATAAAGATGCTGTCACTTTTTTAAGTAATATATTAAGCGAATACCACCTACATACTTTTGATAACCCATTAGACATGATGGGATTCTTAAGTAAGACCCCAGTAGATATCATCATTATAGATCACACTTTAGAAGGCAATAATGGCATTGAAGTGATTAAAAAGCTTAAGAAAGATGCTAAACTGGCTATTATTCCTACCATCTTAATCGCATCAAATCTTACTGAAAAAACTAAAGTAAGTGGATTAAAAGCTGGTGCAGATTTGTGTATTTCTAAACCTTTCCACATTTCTATTCTTAAAACTCACTTACAGAACCTCATTAATAGTAGAAAGTATTTTAAGAATATATACAGAGCAGAAGTACTATCGGAATCTAAAGAAGTCGTTCCTTTAAATGAGGATGAACAATTAATCAAAAAGATCACCAACCTGATAGAAGAACACCTTGCTGACCCTGAATTCAATGTTCAGAAAATTCAAAAAGAAATGGGATTAAGTCAGTCTTCATTATACAAAAAGATAAAACAACAAACAGGAATGTCTTCTACTGAGTTTCTCCGCAATTTCAGACTTAAATACGCTAAGAAATTACTCGAAAAAAGTAACCTTCCTATTTCAGAAGTAATGCTAAGAGTGGGTTTTCTTGATGCAAAGTACTTTAGAGTTAGTTTCAAGAAGAAGTACAATGTTTCTCCTTCACAGTATCGAAAAGAGTACAAAACACAAAAAGAAGAAAACTCCTAA